A window from uncultured Desulfobacter sp. encodes these proteins:
- the nagZ gene encoding beta-N-acetylhexosaminidase: protein MTSFNFQSIPDLAGQRLMLGFDGRTLNAELKHLIDEYRAGGIILFRPNIESPPQLRRLCMDARNYALDQGLPDLFVAVDQEGGQVARLRQPFTEFPGNPHMKSLEDAREFARITASELSDMGINMNMAPVMDVAPPNVDSIMKDRVFTGDAYRVAEFGSAVIQGLQQGGIMAVAKHFPGIGRTIKDSHFFLPELNAPLSDLEQTDLLPFEAAKKVQVSGMMLSHISYPKIDPEWQASLSKTIAYDLLRQDMGYQGLVMTDDLDMKAINHDMDTCIHRIMKAQIDMALVCHAGPNIADARNAVIKYLETDELLFESGQTCVKRILTTKKMFFE from the coding sequence ATGACTTCTTTTAATTTTCAATCAATCCCTGATTTGGCCGGACAGCGGTTGATGCTCGGATTTGACGGCCGAACCCTCAATGCTGAATTAAAACATTTGATTGATGAATACAGGGCCGGGGGGATCATTTTGTTCCGGCCCAATATCGAGTCGCCCCCTCAATTGAGGCGTCTGTGCATGGATGCCCGAAATTATGCCCTGGATCAAGGTCTGCCGGATTTGTTTGTTGCCGTGGACCAGGAAGGGGGGCAGGTGGCAAGACTGCGTCAACCTTTCACCGAGTTTCCCGGCAATCCCCATATGAAATCCCTTGAAGACGCCCGGGAATTTGCCCGGATTACCGCATCTGAATTGTCGGATATGGGGATTAACATGAATATGGCCCCGGTGATGGATGTGGCTCCGCCTAATGTGGATTCCATCATGAAAGACCGGGTATTTACAGGGGATGCATACCGTGTGGCTGAATTTGGCTCTGCCGTGATCCAGGGGCTTCAACAGGGCGGGATCATGGCTGTGGCCAAACATTTCCCCGGTATCGGCAGAACCATAAAGGATTCTCACTTTTTTTTACCTGAACTGAATGCGCCGTTGTCCGATTTGGAACAAACGGATCTGCTCCCTTTTGAGGCGGCAAAAAAAGTCCAGGTCTCTGGAATGATGTTGTCCCATATTTCGTACCCAAAAATAGACCCGGAGTGGCAGGCCAGCCTGTCAAAGACCATCGCATACGATCTTTTGCGACAGGATATGGGATACCAGGGCCTTGTCATGACCGATGATCTTGATATGAAGGCGATCAACCATGATATGGATACCTGTATTCATAGGATCATGAAGGCTCAAATCGACATGGCGCTTGTGTGTCATGCCGGCCCCAATATTGCCGACGCCCGAAATGCGGTGATCAAATATCTTGAGACGGACGAACTATTGTTTGAATCGGGCCAGACCTGTGTGAAGAGGATTCTTACAACAAAGAAAATGTTTTTTGAATAG